In the genome of Arabidopsis thaliana chromosome 4, partial sequence, the window CTGCGGATCATCATGAGGGTGGATGAGCATGGAGTCAACAGTTTTGTTATGTTCATCATCTCATGGAGACATTACTGAATAACTGAATAGTAATGTCTTTGTTATGTTCATCTCATGGAGTCAACAGTTTTGTAGTCATGTTGTCTTCTTCGCCGGCACCTGAATTGAGGTTTACTATCTGAGAATTTCGTCTCACCAGACATCCCCATTGTTGAATCTGTATCTGctccaaatccaaaacactcACCAATCactaaacatatcaaaatacCAAGTACATACATATCCATTTCAGACAATGACCTAACATGATAAGAACCCAATTCCACAATGTACAATCATTATTTCATTCCCTAACCCAAATTTGACAACTTTCTGACAATTCCTATGAGGCAATGCCATAATAGACAAGCAGAGCAAAATCAGACTCATTTTCATCAGAAGAAATAACACTAAAGTTGTCATCTTTAATCTAATCAATGATGATCAATCTCCAAATCTTCATAGCAAAAACCACGAATCTCAAGATGGAACACAATTGCTATAAAAAGTCTCTGAATTTAATACCTCCCCAAAACAATGGCttgacatcttcttcttcatcatcaaattcatcacCATAGCCAAACTCAGCATCACCTCTGTAACCAGGCTCACTCCCATACCCAGATTCATTCCCCATTGGATCAACTCCATTAGcaaatccaaatccaccagAAGCTTCCTTCTCTCCACCAGAATCTCGCCGCTCTCTCCGTGAATTCCTCGCCGCCTCACTCACATCAGAAGCCCAATTCGCTTCACCAAAAAGCTCTCCACTTGAATCTGTACCAACAGCGAAAGGCAAATCCGAACAAGTCCCATGAGCACCAATGGAGCAACATCTCCGAGTCCCACTCCGATCACTACTCCGACCAGACACCGATCTCGAATTACGCCGCCGCCGCTTCCTCGCTACTAACCTGAAACTTCCTCTATTGCTGTAATTGGAAGCTGATAATGTCTTCCCTCCATTGTCGTCGTCGGCGAGTGAGAGACGGCTCATAGCTTCGATGGTGAAAGAAGTGGATCGATCGGAGAAGCAAGGGCGTTTGGGAGTAAAGGAGTGAAACCCATTGGTCTGCGGTGGTTGGTCAGATGAGTCTAGGGTTTTGGAGCGGTGAAATGGTCGCCATGAGAGAAGCTGTGAAGTGCATGATTCAATAGAGCTTCGTGATGACTCTAGATGTTTCGGAGACATTGTTAAAGGTAACAACTTTCCAGATCACAAAAAgcgaaaatgaaaaaagaaaaatccttTTGAGTGAATCTGAAATTGGGAATGGATCtgtgttgttttcaagttCTTTGAGAATATCGAGTAGTGAAGATTTGGAGTTGTTCTTTTGGGTTTAAGAGCTTTTGATTGAAGATTACGATTTGTTGCAAAACGGGTCAAATGTATTTTATACGGTCAAGACACAATGTATTTTAATACGTACCCGGTCGGTCACGTGACTCACGTGATGATCTCTATGGTATTCGAAAGCCCTAGTCAGATTTCAATTTTcgcctttcttcttctcttccatcgGAATTTTCTCTCAGGTGATCGGAATCGTTACTGGAATTTTAGTTCATATATAGACGATCAATCAAACCTCTTTAGTTTTCCTTAGGTTAATCGTTATccaatgagttttttttgtgtgtgatcGCTTCTTTGTTTCGATCTATTGACGTTTCGAatctcaattttgattttggtataGGAAAGAAATAAATGAGCAGCCGTTCGAGTAGAACGATTTACGTCGGGAACCTTCCCGGCGATATCCGTGAAAGAGAAGTTGAAGACTTGTTCAGTAAGGTAAATTACTCGTTTCTCCTAATTTAAGAACTCAGAACTCAGGATCGAATTTTGTGTTATGTGATGAATATGTCTTTACAAGATTTGCATGTGAAAGAAATTGAATGCATCTTCGGAATTGTTGGATTCTGATTTTATTTGGAAGAAGTTTCCTTAAGAATTGTTcttccttattttttttgaagtatgGACCTGTTGTTCAAATCGATTTGAAGATTCCGCCGAGGCCTCCAGGCTATGCATTCGTCGAGGTCAGATTTTTTATGCAACCACATGTTTTATAAAGGCTTGTTGTTGATTTTACAGTTAGGCTCTTCGTTGTTGTTGAGTGTTCATGAGTTTTCAAATGTTGGGAGATACTACCACTAATGTTTTGTGATATATGTGATTTAGTTTGAGGATGCTCGTGATGCTGATGATGCAATTTATGGCCGTGATGGTTATGACTTTGATGGGCATCATTTACGGGTTTGTTAATCATcaaatttcagaatttttACACAAACTTTGTATTGTTGACTGGTAGCCAAACATAATTTATGTGTGTTGGCCATTGCAGGTGGAACTAGCTCATGGTGGGAGGCGTTCATCACATGATGCACGCGGTAGTTATagtggtcgtggtcgtggcGGTCGTGGTGGTGGTGACGGTGGTGGTCGTGAACGTGGACCATCTAGGAGATCAGAGTACCGCGGTACATATGATATGTTTAGCTTTAGTGTATTCATAAGTTTTAGGAGAAATCACTAAATTAAGATTTTCCACTATACAGTTGTAGTGTCAGGTTTGCCTTCATCTGCGTCCTGGCAAGACCTCAAGGTGATTACACAGTTGTGGACAGATTCCTCATTGTCGTTCCTATATTTTCTACGATTTCTGAATGTTGACATATCACTTTGTTTTGAAGGATCACATGCGTAAAGGAGgagaagtttgtttttctcaagTGTTTCGTGATGGTAGAGGTAAATCCTCATGTCTTACCCAAGAATAGAGATGTGTCTAAAGCTGTTTGGGTTTTCTGCCTTTAAATCCTGTTTTAACTAGTCTGTGCATGctttaaaaaatctatatcGTGGACTATTTATTTACAGGTACAACTGGAATTGTAGATTATACCAGCTACGAGGACATGAAATATGCGGTGAGatgtttttcttcctcttcatattatttgattttctgtgTGGGACTGTGGCTGAGAATGTGTTCATCCTTGATTACTCATGAttatattctttattttgtcCAGATAAAAAAAGCTCGATGACACAGAGTTTCGGAATGCGTTTTCTCATGAATATGTTCGGGTATGTTAAAGACAAGAATTCTGAGAGCTGCATTCGTTTTTATTGCACTTAACATTTCCCTATGTCATTACAGGTTAGAGAATATGATTCAAGGAGGGATTCGAGGAGCCCCAGCCGTGGAAGATCCTATTCTAAGAGCCGCAGCCGTGGACGGAGTCCCAGCCGTAGTCGTAGCCGCAGCAGAAGCAGGAGCAAGAGCAGAAGTCCAAAGGCTAAATCTTTGCGTAGATCGCCTGCAAAATCTACATCGAGATCTCCTCGCTCTCGCTCCCGCTCTAAGTCGAGGTCACTGTCTCCACGAGGGTATGCTTCATTTCTTCTATAATGTTTATGCTAAAATATCCAACATAAAACATAACATAGGCTCTATTTAGCTCTTCCCTTGAAGTTTGGTGACATCACATTAAAAGATGTCACTGGGATGACTCCGAGTTGTTGATTGAGAATGATGATTGCTTCTAGTTAAGGGTACACGATTTATTTCCTTTGAAAGTCTGGTCTTTTATAATTATAGTGTTGAgaatggttttgtttcttagatATGGATATACATACAATCAACTAAAATATGGGAAATAGTATCTGGATCATGGATGTCTTGGTTGGTTGTACACAACTGTTTCGTCTCAGAGGTATATGCTCTTTCTTAGATGGGCAAGTTCGTTTTCTGATAATATCCATTGCTGCTAGATGGGTAACAGTGGAGAGACATTGGATCGCATTGATATAGTGTCATCAAAATGGACCCATCGAGCTAGGACAGATATTTTCATTACCTGCTAATCGACAAGCGATCTGGATTCTCATGGAACCGATGCTGTTCTGGACACAGGGTTTGATAGAATTAGATTTGCTTTGATATTCTCCATCTCTACCATCTGTTTTAACGAAAAGCAGGCTTGtgttggtttgattttctgCTAGAAATAGTCtgaagatatgtttttttcttttttgcttcttgtgATTGTGTTTTGATGTCTGACATGGAATGAGGCATCAAGGGTCTTGGTGAAACAGCTATTAAACACGGAAATATTGGATTTTTAAAACTGGATTTGTTTCTCGGACTTTTGCAGATCTCGTTCAAGGTCAAGATCTCCTCTACCCTCTCTAAGTCATCTATCTCTAATACACTTTTTACTCCGCTATACTATCAGCACAATATTTTCGGTTTTCAATCCATACTATCCAAAAGACATGATCTATGTCTAGCTAATTACATTCTCATCATCTGGATTGAATTGTGTGTGTTGCAGGTTCAGAAGGAAGCAAGTAAGAGCCCTAGCAAGCAGCTGAGCCCTATCCGTGGTAGGAGCAAGAGCAGAAGCAGGAGTCCATCTCGGTAATGCACACTCTTTTTAACTTGCTTGGAACATTCTCACTCTTTCTCTGAATCTCTTTCCAACTGTTTTACAGGTAAAGAAACATCTCATATCAGGTAAAAAGCTGGGTCTGTTGGAAGATTCTCATAAAGATGATCTCTCTTATGTATGAGAAGTTGAAAAACTAGTTGTGTATTTCATTCTTATTAGCTTGGGTTTGCACATGGGAATGATATATACTCAGTCATCATCAGTTTATGAGCTAAGCTCAGCTGATTTATATGACTTGCTAATATAGTTAGTGCTTAAAACGAACTATCAAAAATTACTGTCGAATACCAAACTTAATTCAAAAGCTCACAATTcgatattaaaattttgaaaacgtTCACAATAAATGAACCTAAAAAGACATGTGCATTGAACTCATTTTGATACCCGGACCCTTTACATTTTAGTTCAGTCCGTACGATGTCATTTTCGAGAGCTGTTGCGCATTACTTACTTGCCTTTGTGTGGGTGTTAGTGAATCTGTGACCCACCTTAAGAACAGTTAAGACTATTCCCGGTTTACGCGTACCGGACCCATAACAGTATAAGTGAATTTGGATAAGAAAGGAGCCGCCTAGAGAGAAGAAGGCGATCCATGGCGGAATCTGTCTTCTCTTGTATACCAGAAGACGTAgtcttcaacatcttcttcaagctCCAAGATGATCCAAGAAACTGGGCTCGTCTCGCTTGCGTCTGCACCAAATTCTCCTCAATTGTTCGAAACGTTTGTTGTAAAACTCAGTGCTACTCCGCTATCCCCACCGTCATCTCCGATCTCCTCCCTCTTCCTCCCTCCGCCGCCGCATCCGCTTCTTCATCCACCGCGGCGGATTCGTCTCTTACTCCTCCCGGTGGTTGGGCTTCTTTATACAAACTCGCTGTTTGTTGTCCTGGTCTCTTCCACGCTGGAATTCTCCTCGAAAACTCCGATTTCGGTTTAGAACGTGAGCTAGGTCCCGATCAAAACCTCGATCCGAAACCTACTACGACGGATCTAGCTCTTAACGACGAAGAAGTTTCGAAACCAGTTGGATCTGGTTTAGAAACGACTTCGTTTTGGTCTCTATATGATGATCTCTACACAGATACTATTCCCGCTCCTCCTCCCGAAGATTCAATCGacgatcaagaagaagaaatcgaaacGAGTGAGATCAGACCTGGACGAGATCTTCCGGTAAGGAAACGAAGGAAGATTTGTCGATCTCTAGGATCTCATTTAGCTTCCGGTGGCTGGAACCTTAGCCGTGAACAAGGCAACAAGCTTCTCGCGAGTAGATTCCGAGGTGATTGTCTCTACATTTGCAATTGGCCTGGGTGTATTCACGTAGAAGAGAAACGAAATTACATGTTGTTTAGAGGAGTCTTCAAGGATTTCAAAAGGTCTAGAGTTTGGAGAACGATAAACGACGGTAATCGGAGTAAGACCTCGGGTTTGAAATGCGCGTTTTGTTTGTGCGATGAGACTTGGGATTTGCATTCATCGTTTTGTTTGAGAAGAGTGTTTGGGTTTCATGATGATGGTGAACCAGTTGTGAGAGCTTATGTTTGTGAGAATGGTCATGTCTCTGGTGCTTGGACTGCTTTACCTCTCTACACTTGATAGCTCACTAGAGAGGACAGGtctttcattcttcttccacGGTCTCAAGTCTCAATCTTGTTTGATGTATTTGTAGGAATAGTGTCATTGTGTTTCAAATTCTGGTTAATGTTTAAGTAATGGTTGAAGAAAATTGGCTCAACATATTgtggttgttttgtttcaatgttGACAACATATTAGACTTCGATTCAAATGCATAAACTCTTACGTCAAAGCCAAAAATTTCAAGTCCAAGAACATTTGGAAACAATAtaacccaaaacaaaaggtaGAAGAAACTTAAACCAAGATCAAATccatagaaagaaaacagagtaccAACAACATTCATATAAAAGAGGAAGTAATTCAGAGGGTTTCATAAACCTGAAAAGCTAATAATACCATATGGTTTTTCATCATCTCTAGAACAGAGTCTTCACTTGTCTTCCTTAACAGATGTTGTTTCTTCTGCCGCTGGTGCCTTCTCTGTCGCAAGACCTTCCTCCTTAACGGCATCATCCTTCTTGTCTCCTGATTTTGCTGTCTCTTCTGCAATTTACAGAAAATGTTTCATTACTTCAAAATTCTGCATTTTGTTgaggaacaaagaaacacaaaaatctgCAAAATGTTTCCTAAGACAGAGTACTTGGCATATCATATGGAATATGAGATACTTCAATAACAAAGTCAATCAACTCTGGCGAAATGCTTTCATTTCAAGGAGGCTGTGACCAAACATAAACGAGAAAGATCTTCAAAAGTATTACCTTCATCATCACTGTCTTCAAACTCTTCCATGCCTCCCATACCACCCATGCCTCCCATTCCACCCATGCCTCCCATTCCACCGAGCCCTTCGAGTCCGCCCATTCCACCCATTCCACCCATTCCACCCATTAATTTCTGCACGAAGCAAGGATCAAGTATGAGGTCATTTCTCAGAGCTAGGTATATCTGAAGCACAAAATGAAGGACAATCAAAAGTTAGAAACAAACCGAGAAATCCATTCCTTCCATTCCTCCCATTCCACCCATTCCTCCCATTCCACCCATTCCTCCCATGCCGCCCATGCCTCCCATTCCTCCCATTCCTTCCATTCCTGCCATATCCATATCTGCGGCACCTAAACATaacatagaaaacaaataagttaACACATCCTGAACTTTATATAAAGTGCAGAGAGTGTACACAAGAACAGATAATATAAGCGTTAAGATGAATGCTAACCAGCACTGCCTTCATCGTCCTCATCAACCCACTTGTCCCAATCAACCTTGACATAGTGTGGGGGCTTCTTCACACGGAGTAGCTTATTCCACCTTTCCGGCTCTGCTTTCTCAATTATGCAGAATATGCTTCTCTCTCCAATGTTGATTTTGCTTTCCTAAAAGGGAAAAAGGTTAAAAGATTTAAGAACTAAACAGGTAACAAATGAAACAATAAGACCAAGTCAGCCTACAAATTCTCACCTCAACATTGACTTTATCGGCAAGTTCCAGTTTGAGCTCATAAACGTGGTTTTCTGGACCAACTTTCGCAGAGAAATCAAAGACTCCTTCTGGGTCTAGGTTAACCTTGGTATCCTTAGTATCAGCTAATACTACAGTGAGGAAAATCTTCTCGGTAGTCTCAGCCCACTTCACTTCAGGATGACGACTGTAAAATACATGAAAAGCAATCACCTTTTAGaccaaaaacataacaaaagagaaacaccCAAATGTGTATACAAAACCTAAGACACGAAACTGTCACTTGATTCTACACTGAAAACTGAAACTTCATTAACAGAAATATGTCTTCAATCACATTACTATCacaaacataaaccctaaaccctaaatccaacTGCTCTAAGATTCAGGTctaaacaagaagagattgatgCAGATATATTCAGAAACAATTGCTGGCTATAATGTACAGAGAAATTCCGGTACCCAACAcaataaaccctaaccccaatttaaaaccctaaaattttTTTCAGCAGTCATCAGGAATCCAATGAAAGCGTAGCACTAAATCAACCgattgaaaaaagaaaccaagatTCCCAGAGAAACCCATgagtaaaaatgaaaaattgaagtgaacaaagcaacaaaagCACGAAATGAATCTGAGAAGCACGATTTATCGAAGGGAAGAGTTTAGGTAAAGATCCctagagagaagagaaaaaggattTCTTATTTGTTACCTCATGTTTACTGGAAAACTGTTGAAGGAGAACCctagagagaagaggaaacacGAACGGTGACGCAAagattaggattttttttttacttggcTTGATCGAGAGAGAAAGACTTCTCCTTTAGTAGCTCCACATAGTTTGTGTTTATAGGGCTCGGAGCATTTATCCTCTACAAGCTAGTGTATCGTAGTTAGGTGGGTCACGAAGAATCAAACGGTGACGTTTACTGCGTTTTAGATGGAAGGATTtcattttagggtttaagacTTTTAAGTGGACTGTTCTCTTCTGATTCTGAAgcatctctcttttctttttctttttttagccaaaatttgagataatttttgaaatcaatGGAAAACCACAActgttaatttgttttttcacgAGAAGTAatcaaaggaaaatgaaattacCTGTTGTGACCAAAAAGATCATATAGACTAAGACAATTTACATTTACGATTGTAGTTATAACCGAGTGTTCCTCAATGTTAATCTTAAGGATTCTCACATCTAAATACGTTAAGACTTTTGAGTGTTCATGCCAATGAGATGgttgcatcatcatcatcatcatcattgacATTGTCGTCATCAGGTAATGTGAGTAAAGTTGTCAAGTCCACAAGATGACGCATTGTTGGTCGTCCGTGTGGGCAATTCCAAGGAGATTCGAGATCTGCCAAGTGTTCTACTATCTGACCAAAACCCAAATGACAAAAGCGTTAACATATGCAGAAGAATGTGTTTTACAATTCAAGTTGAATTTAATAGAGATGGATTCCATCGTTAGCTATCAAGGGACATTGTTGTTTATCTTAGGGTAAGCATTGGTTACCTTCTGCATTTCGTTTTTTCTGAGTGGATCTCCGATCATCACAGATGATCTGCATGCTCGGGATGCTAGCATTGCACGGACTCGTGATGGACAAATCGAATCTGTTTTGCTGGTTTTGTAGCTACTAGCAACCGAACATTCCCCATGGTTATCTCCTAGAGTTGAGATCAGGTCTTTAAGATCTGCCCAAAACAATAAAGTAAATATTAACATGTAATGCAAAAGACATTTGATGCAGCAGAGGTACAGAAAAACTACCTTCGACTCCAAAGGTGATATTCTTGCTATAAGGAATGGCTCGTAGTCTAAAGTGTTTTCCGGGAGGAGCACTTGGATTCTCCTCTAGAAGAAAGCCATTTTCCCTGGAAAGTTGTTACATTATTGAATCTCCAAACCGATAGcaagaataagaaaatgttacaaaagaaGTAATGGTGATCCTTCACCTGATAATATCCATGTGCATTAACACagttacttcttcttctggagAGAGTTCCAAGTTCAAAGGCCTGagtttaggaaaaaaatagataaatatgGGTAACATATAGAGTAGTGGAAAAGAGGTATTACTACTGGTTCAAGTATAGCTAAAGTAACATGGGACATAAAAGAATGCCGCCGGGGAATTTGATGTGAAAAAGTGAAAGCAGTGTaatgaaatcaagaatctAGATTGATCTCACAAAGAAACTCACTGGAGTAAGGGTTGCTGGTTCAGGACAGTTGACCTTGCTAAATGTTCGAAGTTGAATTTCTCATCAGCTGCATGCTGGCCATAAAATTCAATCACTAGTCTATaccatttcttcaaaaatcaGACTAGGGAAGAACTCTGAAATGATAGAAACTTCCATTTTCCACAACTCAACCAATAACTAAACAAATCGAAGGAGGAAAAAAGGGCTCTGGAAGCATGCATATATGAAGACTCACCTGATCCACAATGAACAGATCTCGCTCCAATTTTGCAATGATGAACCCAAGATTGAATTGCCCGAGTACCTATCACACAgaaaaaacagataaatatatttctcgACCGAGCCAGGATAGAGTagaatgaaatttttttaatctatcaATCTTTCGGTGCTCGCTTAGTCAAAAAGATAGCAACCTGCATTCTCCTGAAATCCTCTTTTCGAAAAAGCCTTTCCAGCTCAGAAGTAGCTGCAGCTAAAGCCCTTGCTTTTCGCTCTTCATCATCCGGTTGAGATAACTCTAATGTTGCAGCGGCAAAGCACCTGTAGACGTAGTTGTCATTTTAAAGAATCCCATTTCTCTAAATGCAAATAGAAACACActacacaaaagaagaaggaaagaaatcTTACTTTTTAGGCTGTGGCGTATTCATACATTTAGATACATAACCTGTGGACTGCAATCTCGACAGCCTCTCTAACCTCCTTGTCCTGAGGTTTTGGAAACTAAATTCTAATGTGGAAAACATTTTAGGACCGGTTGACTGAGCTGGGGAATCCAGCACTGTGGCCACAGATCGCAGTGGCTGACTGCACCGTGGATTGTCCTCTGAAACCCTTTCCACATCCCCCTTGGTGAGTGTGTTATCTGATGTTGGTTCTTCAAACCTTATAGGCTTTTCATGTTCCTGTAGATGATATAGTGGTTGAATAACAGTAATTTTAGGAGATAaactaacaaaagaaatagCCACAAACAATTAGCATCCTACTAAGACATTTTTTTAACTACAATAGCCTACTTACTCTCTCATGTCTTTCAACATTATCAGCTTGTGTTCCAGGAGAAATCCGATTGCCTAGTTCAGAATCTCTTTCGCTTGGTGTCATATCTTCCTTTGAGATGACCATATCATCAAGTTGATCGCCTTCCACGAGACACCTTGAAGCTAAGGCACGAACTTCAAATTTGCTTTTCTCCACACGATAACTAGAAGTTTGGTTTCTGAGGACAGGTGTTTCAGAGAGGATGGTGcttatgttttcatgttttctttttcccatGGTAACAAAAGTATTCAAAGTTGACTGGGCAAAGCTAGAGCGGCTGCTCAAGTCTTTACTTGCATCAGTAACTTTCTCAGTCACATTTAACTGAGGCAAACCTTTGCTAGGTGTCTTGTCAAGGTGAGTTACATCATGGACTGATAAAGAACCTTCCCCTTTCTTCGTCCCACATGCCTTGATCTCAAACTTAAACTTCTCCATTGGCGAACTATTATCAATTTCAACCTCCCTTAAGGAtggattttctttctcaatagCTTCCCCTAGTCTTGTTTTAGAACTGACATCCAGAACTATCCCTTCTgacaaaagatttgatttcttctgaAACGACGAAACTCCAGCCTTATCTGGTTGCTCCGAATTCTCCTCGAACCTATTAACAATATAAGACGCATTACTGGAGGAATATATCTCGTTCAGACCTTCCCTCAAAGAACCGATAACAGAAGTCTCGTCAGAAAAGAACACCTTTCTTTTATCGGGCGTGACATTCAAATCACATGCTCCACCAGGCACAATAAAATCCAGAATGGTAACTGGATATTTCCGAGAACTTGTATCTTTATATAACTCATTCACCAACTTGCTGACTTTTGGCATATCTACAGGCCGACCATTTATAAAGAAATACTGTCGATCTGCTAAATTGCGTCCAGTACCCTGTCCAGGCTTGGAAAGAAACCCTTCAACTCTACAATCTTCTGATACACATATACTTACAGGCTGTAGACTTGTAAAGGTACTAATGCCGAAAACTGTTATGATATTATCTTTAAGTGAACCCCTCCCTTGTGTGTTCAGCACAACAGACTTTGGGTTTTTCCCAGTCGTGTTAGAGCAGACAAACCGCACTCCTTTCGCAATAAGCGCATATGCCTACACAAAGGAAATACATGAGGAAAATCATTGACGAAGTCATTGATCATCACTGAAACAGGGATTGAGCAGAATTCATAAGCTGATTACAGCACAAGAAACTGAACTTAAAACAGTCTACATAGTAAACACAATTCCGCCACCACAAAGATAACTTGagttaaaaaaacatcaacTAGAATCATGCCAAGAAAACTGATCACACATCCACcttgaagataaaaaaaacaaaacttttgaaacTCAATGTAAGAATATCAAACAGTAGAAATTCAGTGACCATTGAACTACTcaggaaggaaaaaaactatatgatcAAGACAAGTGTGAATATCAAAGAAGTTAGTAAGAAAGAAACTCACGTTCAATAAAGATACAAGCTTCCCATATTCTTTGCGTATATTCCGCTTAAACTCTTTGCTTCGTACAGGTAAATTAGAGAACAACTTCCTAACAGTGACAGTGGTACCAATTTGGCGAGCAGTCTTCTTTTCAGCAGTAAGCAAACCAGAATGATCAAACGTCAAGAGCGTAGCAACTGGCTcattctttgttcttgtttccACAGTGAGATTTCCCAATGCACAGAGAGAGCTCAAGGCTTCTCCTCTAAAACCATAAGTAGTCAAATTCAAAAGATCTGTGAAATCCTCTAATTTAGAAGTATGATGCTTAAGTGCAAGAACCTGTAAACCCACACACATAGAGAAAAACCTACTTCAATAGGGCAAAAATCAGAATCCCAAACATCAAAAGTTCTTCGGAGAATTTGGACACAAACCTTGAAATTGGTTGGGGAAATGCCACAACCATTGTCAATGACCTGAAAATAGTCTTCGCCGTAGTCTCGGAGGTTAATCTCTATACTGGTGGCGCCGGCGTCGAGACTATTCTCGACAAGCTCCTTGACGGCCGAAGAGAGGTCTAAGATGACTTGACCGGAACAGATTCTGTGAATTA includes:
- the SR34b gene encoding RNA-binding (RRM/RBD/RNP motifs) family protein, which translates into the protein MSSRSSRTIYVGNLPGDIREREVEDLFSKYGPVVQIDLKIPPRPPGYAFVEFEDARDADDAIYGRDGYDFDGHHLRVELAHGGRRSSHDARGSYSGRGRGGRGGGDGGGRERGPSRRSEYRVVVSGLPSSASWQDLKDHMRKGGEVCFSQVFRDGRGTTGIVDYTSYEDMKYALDDTEFRNAFSHEYVRVREYDSRRDSRSPSRGRSYSKSRSRGRSPSRSRSRSRSRSKSRSPKAKSLRRSPAKSTSRSPRSRSRSKSRSLSPRGGETLDRIDIVSSKWTHRARTDIFITC
- the SR34b gene encoding RNA-binding (RRM/RBD/RNP motifs) family protein → MSSRSSRTIYVGNLPGDIREREVEDLFSKYGPVVQIDLKIPPRPPGYAFVEFEDARDADDAIYGRDGYDFDGHHLRVELAHGGRRSSHDARGSYSGRGRGGRGGGDGGGRERGPSRRSEYRVVVSGLPSSASWQDLKDHMRKGGEVCFSQVFRDGRGTTGIVDYTSYEDMKYALDDTEFRNAFSHEYVRVREYDSRRDSRSPSRGRSYSKSRSRGRSPSRSRSRSRSRSKSRSPKAKSLRRSPAKSTSRSPRSRSRSKSRSLSPRGYASFLL
- the SR34b gene encoding RNA-binding (RRM/RBD/RNP motifs) family protein (RNA-binding (RRM/RBD/RNP motifs) family protein; FUNCTIONS IN: RNA binding, nucleotide binding, nucleic acid binding; INVOLVED IN: biological_process unknown; LOCATED IN: cellular_component unknown; EXPRESSED IN: 23 plant structures; EXPRESSED DURING: 11 growth stages; CONTAINS InterPro DOMAIN/s: RNA recognition motif, RNP-1 (InterPro:IPR000504), Nucleotide-binding, alpha-beta plait (InterPro:IPR012677); BEST Arabidopsis thaliana protein match is: RNA-binding (RRM/RBD/RNP motifs) family protein (TAIR:AT1G02840.3); Has 29 Blast hits to 28 proteins in 15 species: Archae - 0; Bacteria - 0; Metazoa - 6; Fungi - 0; Plants - 23; Viruses - 0; Other Eukaryotes - 0 (source: NCBI BLink).); this translates as MSSRSSRTIYVGNLPGDIREREVEDLFSKYGPVVQIDLKIPPRPPGYAFVEFEDARDADDAIYGRDGYDFDGHHLRVELAHGGRRSSHDARGSYSGRGRGGRGGGDGGGRERGPSRRSEYRVVVSGLPSSASWQDLKDHMRKGGEVCFSQVFRDGRGTTGIVDYTSYEDMKYAIKKAR
- the SR34b gene encoding RNA-binding (RRM/RBD/RNP motifs) family protein (RNA-binding (RRM/RBD/RNP motifs) family protein; FUNCTIONS IN: RNA binding, nucleotide binding, nucleic acid binding; INVOLVED IN: biological_process unknown; LOCATED IN: cellular_component unknown; EXPRESSED IN: 23 plant structures; EXPRESSED DURING: 11 growth stages; CONTAINS InterPro DOMAIN/s: RNA recognition motif, RNP-1 (InterPro:IPR000504), Nucleotide-binding, alpha-beta plait (InterPro:IPR012677); BEST Arabidopsis thaliana protein match is: RNA-binding (RRM/RBD/RNP motifs) family protein (TAIR:AT1G02840.2); Has 29 Blast hits to 28 proteins in 15 species: Archae - 0; Bacteria - 0; Metazoa - 6; Fungi - 0; Plants - 23; Viruses - 0; Other Eukaryotes - 0 (source: NCBI BLink).) — protein: MHLRNCWILILFGRSFLKNCSSLFFLKYGPVVQIDLKIPPRPPGYAFVEFEDARDADDAIYGRDGYDFDGHHLRVELAHGGRRSSHDARGSYSGRGRGGRGGGDGGGRERGPSRRSEYRVVVSGLPSSASWQDLKDHMRKGGEVCFSQVFRDGRGTTGIVDYTSYEDMKYALDDTEFRNAFSHEYVRVREYDSRRDSRSPSRGRSYSKSRSRGRSPSRSRSRSRSRSKSRSPKAKSLRRSPAKSTSRSPRSRSRSKSRSLSPRGWVTVERHWIALI